Sequence from the Sphingobacteriaceae bacterium GW460-11-11-14-LB5 genome:
TTACAACCTATTAGATTAAATCAATTAATGGATTGGTTTTTGTTTAATTCGCTTTTTGATTATTAATTTAGCGGCAGCTGATACAACAAAACACGTGAGAAAAAACTTATTTATACTTATTGCCCTTTGTGGCACTGCATTTTCGGCAAGCGCACAACAGAAAACCTATTTAGAATTATTGGCCAATCAACCGAAATGGGTCGATTCGGTTTTTAACAAACTTAACCGTAGAGAACGTATTGCGCAGATGTTCTTTGTTCGGGCACATACCAATCTGGGTAAAAAATATACCGACTCAGTTGGTCAGGTCATTAAAAAAGAACAATTGGGTGGAGTAATCTTTTTTCAGGGAGGCCCCGGCCGGCAGGTTTTAGCCACTAATGCCTATCAAAAATTAAGCAGGGTACCCTTAATCGTAGCCAATGATGGTGAATGGGGTTTGGGCATGCGCCTGGACAGCACAATTTCCTTTCCTTATCAAATGACCCTTGGCGCAATCCAAAATAAAGAGCTGTTGTATAAAATGGGCTTGGAAGTAGCCAAAGATTACAAACGCATGGGTATGCAGATGAACTTAGCACCCGATGCCGACATCAATAATAACCCTAAAAATCCGGTTATTAATTACCGCTCTTTTGGCGAAAATAAATACAATGTGGCGACCAAGGTTGCCGCTTATATGAAAGGCATGCAAGATGGCGGTTTATTAACCACCTTGAAGCACTTTCCTGGTCATGGCGATACTGATGTAGACTCGCATTACGATTTACCCCAGCTTACTTTCTCTGCTACACGTTTGGATACTTTAGAAATGTATCCTTTCAAAGAGCTGATTAAACAAGGGGCTTCTGGCGTGATGATTGCACACATGAACATCCCATCTTTAGATAATACGCCAAATTTACCCTCTACCCTTTCCAAGCCGATTGTTACAGGCATTTTAAAACAGAAATTAGGCTTTAAAGGCTTGATCATCTCGGATGCGATGGACATGAAAGGTGTGGTAAAATACTTTAAAGATGGCGAAGCGGATCTGATGGGTATTATTGCAGGCAACGATATCATAGAACTTTCGGAAAATAGCGATAGGGCGATTAAACTGGTGCGTAAAGCGGTGAGACAGGATCGTGTAAGCATGGCCGAGATCGACCAAAGCGTGCGTAAAATATTAACTGCAAAATATTGGGCAGGTTTGGCTAAACGCGATACCATTGTAACCCAGGGTGTTGTTGCTGCCGTAAACCGCAACGCAAGTAATGCTTTGGTGCAGGAGTTGGCCAATGCGTCAGTAACCCTGCTAAAAGGTAAAGATTATATCAAACGTCTTATTCCAATCAGAAGAACAGCCATTATCAGTATCGGCGTACCCTCGGTAACTACTTTCCAGAAAGAGATTTCGAAAGGTTATTATAACTCTGTTTATTATGTGCTGGATAAAGATGCCAATGCAACACAAATTTCGAACATTGCCCGCGAAATCGCTGCATTTGACCAGGTGATTGTGGGCATTCACGATAGCCGCGCAAGACCAGCAAACAATATCCCGCTCAATGCAGGCGTAAAAAACTTTATTAAAGAGTTATCAGCAAAAAATGCTGTTTTTGCGTTGTTTGCTAATCCATATAATCTGGCCGGCTTAGCTGGTTTAGAAAACAGTAAAGGTTTGGTTGTTGCTTATCAAAAAGAAGATTACATGCAGATTTCGGCTGCTGCAGTGATTAACAACAGATTGACACCTACTGGCAAGTTACCCGTAAGCGTGGCTCCGTTTTATAAATTCGGCGACGGGCTTTAGTTATTGACCACATAGGCACGAAGAATACAAAGAATCAGATGTCGGATGATTAAATCTTCCGGCATTTTTTTATTTCTATAATTTTTTCTCTGAAATAATCAATCTATTACTTTAGTCTTTCAGCTTTTACCTTTTTTCAAAACAATTCTTTGCTCAAAACGATTATCTAATTATAAAATCTTAATGTTATGATAGACCCGGAAGATGACAATTATTCAAACGATCCTAATGATGCTTTACGCAGAGAGGATGATGTAGAAAATATCAATGAAATTAATGGTGATGATACCAGCATTGAACACGACAAAGATCTGCTGGAGCAAGCCGATGAAGCATCTAGGGCTTCTTACGAGTTAAACCTTGATGATGAAGTGGAAGAAGATGATCTAGATGATTAAAAAGAAAGCCGTCCCGATGTAAAATCAGGACGGCTTTTTATTTTTTAAGTTGCCCGGTTTTCTCCCTAAACCTTACAACTTTATACCTTAAACCTTTACTTGGCCTTCGACTTGTAAGTTTCGGGATTAACTGCAGTGGTTGTCCATCCTTTTAAAAAAGAGGTAATTTTCTTTACATCATGTCCAACTTTCTTTTTACCGTTAGCGCCAACTTCTTCGGTTTCTAAATAAGAAGAATTTTCAATGTGTAACACTTTGCCTTTACCATCAAGGATTAAAAATACCGGAAAGCCAAAACGTTGAGGATATCCTAAACTGGCTAAAACACTTTCGTTTTTATTTTCAGGACTGTAATTAACCAGAACAGTTTCAAAATTGTCGTTAATGTATTTTTTTAGCGTTGCTGTGCTGTCAACCAGATTGTGGAATGCAATACACCAGCTACACCAGTTCCCACCAACCTGAAGCAAAACATGTTTATTTTCTTTAGCTGCCTTTCCAACCGCAGCAGCAATTTCGGCTTTGGCATCGGCTTGTGGGTTATAGATATGAACGCCTTCTTTTTTCGCCTGACTAAAAGCTGCAGTCGAAAGAAATACAGCCGTTAATAAAATGACTAATCTTTTCATGATTTTTCTGAATAATAATTAAGTAAAAGTAATAAAGTATAATCTTACAATAAATTATTCGCGAATTCTTTACAGAGACATGGAAAATGTGAGATTCATAGTCCGTAGTCCGTAGAATGGAAAGTGATTTGGAACGAAGATTTAGTTCAATAAGTATTTTTTACATTTTCCATCTTCCATGCCCCATCTTCCATTTTTGCATATCTTTGCCCTGCAATGGATTTTTTAGACATACATACCCATAAAACTGCTACCCAAGCAGGGGTAACCAGCATTCAAAGCCTGTCGTTAACTGACGATATCTTTTTAGCGATGCCTAAAACAAAACCGATTTCGGTAGGCTTACATCCATGGTTTGCCAAAATTGATCACCTGCAGCTTCAAATGAAATATTTAACGGTTGTGGCCAATCAACCGAATGTTAAACAGATCGGCGAATGTGGTTTAGATCGCTTAAGAGGTGAAAACCTGGGAAATCAGACAATAATCCTAGAAAAGCAGATAGAATTGGCTGAAAAGATTAACAAACCGTTGATTCTGCATTGCGTGAAATGCTTTTCTGAACTGATTGCGATTAAAGACCGGTTGAAAGTTAAAGTACCAATGATCATCCATGGTTTTAATAAAAATGAAAAACTTGGCCAGCAATTATTGGATAAAGGATTTTTACTTTCATTTGGTTTGGCTGCGTTGAAAGAAAGCTCGGGTGCGGCAAAACTCATTCAAAGTACCGATAATTTTTTCCTGGAAACAGACGATGCGGATATATCGATTGCAGAAATTTACCAGGCCGCAGCCATTTTAAAAAAATGTAGTGTTGATGAACTTAAAGCTCGTATTTTTACCTACTGGAAAAAATTCAATTTAATATAAACTTGTCATTCTGAGCCTGTCGAAGAATACAGTCAATTACAAAAATTATGTCTGATGTTACCTGGCTTTCGCGCTCTGCCCTCCTTGTAGGAAATGATGGAATAGAAAAACTACAATCGAAACACGTTCTGGTAATTGGTTTAGGTGGAGTAGGTTCTTTTGCAGCCGAATTTATCTGCCGCTCAGGCGTTGGCGAAATGACTATTGTAGACGGTGATGTAGTTGACCCGACCAACCGGAACAGGCAACTACCAGCTTTGGCAACCAATCATGGTGTAAGCAAAGCTGCAATTATGCAAGAGCGTTTACTGGCCATTAACCCCGAATTAAAACTCCATGTGGTAAACACTTTTCTTACGCCGGAAAAATGCAGGGAAATTTTAGAGTCTGATTTCGATTACATCATGGATTGCATCGACAGTGTAATGCCCAAAATCACTTTGTTAGGAACGGCACTGGAAAAGAATATTCCTATTGTAAGCTCAATGGGTGCTGGTGGTAAAATGGACCCCACCAGATTAAGAATTACCCTGCTTCCTGATACCTATCAATGTGTTTTTGCCAGTTATGTACGCAAAAGGCTGAATAAACTTGCCAATGCAGCAAAAATAAAAGCTGTTTTCTCCACAGAGGAAATGGATAAAAACTCGATGATCATGACTGATGGGAGTAATTTCAAGCGTTCGGCTTATGGCACCGTTTCTTATCTGCCCGCAGCATTTGGCGGGGCCTGTGCTTCGGTTGTAATCCGCGATCTGCTTGGCCTTCCAATCGAAATGGCCGAACGCCCTGCAAGAATTAGCCATAAAACGCTCAATAAACGGAAAAGCAAAAAAGTCTGATCCTCATGAATTGTTGATATCATGATTTCGCGAAAATTTTAAATTGTTGTAAGTTAGGGTAAGATTAAACCACCCCGCCCTGCGGGCACCCCTCCAAAGGAGGGGAATAACCCAACTTAAAAATGCAACAGAAAACTAACCCCCATGCCAGCTTAGGCGCCCAGAATTCCCCTCTCCCAGAGGGGTGTCCGAAGGACGGGGTGTTAAAAAACATTTTGCAAAAAGATATCATAATTAACGGAACAACTTTAAAGCTAACACCAATTACAAATTTGCCTTATCAACCCCGGTTAAAAGAAAGGGCAAAAGCACTTCGCCAAGCTGGAAATTTGCCAGAAGTATTATTTTGGATGCAAATAACCAAAAAACGCTTTCATAAAATTGATTTTGACAGACAGCGCATAATAGGTAATTATATAGTTGATTTTTATATCAAAAAGCTTGGCTTAGTCATTGAAATTGATGGATGTAGCCATGATGATAAACAGGCTTATGATAAACTAAGAGAAGACTATTTAATTTCTTTGGGTTTAAAAGTATACCGCATCTCAGTTGATGATGTAATGAAACAAATGGATTTTGTAATCATGGGTTTAGAAAAATATATTATTGCAGAGTATGGGATTATTCCTCCTTGATACCCCCCTGAAAGTTCCGATAAAAACAACTCAATATTATAAATTAAAACCACCCTGCCCTACTGGTACCTCTCGATTTACATCGGAGGAATAAAGAAAACATTATGCCCCAACCCCTCAAAATTCTTCAGGCCTCTGCAGGTTCCGGTAAAACGTTCAGTCTTACGGCACATTACCTCACGCTGCTTTTTAGTGGAGACAATAAGTACCGCGAAATTTTAGCGGTAACCTTTACAAACAAGGCCACCGAAGAAATGAAAACGAGGATTCTCGAGGTACTGCTCGGACTGGCGAAAGGCAATCCATCTAAAAAAATCGACGATTATCGGAAACTGATTTTACAGGCTTACCCTACAGTAAGTCAACAGGAATTACAGTTTAAAGCCGATAAGATTTACCGCAAAATTTTGCACGATTACAGCCGCTTTTCGGTAAGTACAATTGATGGTTTTGTGCAAAAAGTAATTCGTGGTTTTGCTTTCGAGCTGGGACTCAATGCCGATTATAATTTAGAAATGAATTATGATAAGGTGAAAGATGACCTCGTGAATAAACTCGACGAAGCTTTAGACCACAACAAACAACTTTTACAATGGATCATCGATCTGGCTATCGAGCGCATCAGCGACAACAAAAGCTGGAACTATAAATTCGAACTTTATAACCTGATCGGAGAAATATTTTCTGAGCGCTTCCAGATTTTCGAAGATGCGGTAAGTACACTCGGATTGGAAAACATCGATGAATTATTCAAAAAATATATCAGTGTTACTAAAGCCGAAATCAAAAATTTTGAAGAGGAACTGATTGCACTAGCTACCGAAGCCAACGAAGCCCTGAATGTAATCGGCGTAGAAACCGAACACCTCAAAGGGAAATCGCGTAGTCCGCTGGCTAAGATTATTTTTGTTGCCAGAGGCGATTTTTCTAAAATAGAACCGCTGTTTAATTTAATTGATGAACCTGAGGAGTGGTTTCAAAAAAACACAAATTTCCCTGAAGCTTACGACACCGTAAATCCGATTCTCCAGAAATTAAAAGCACATTATTTAGCCCATTTACCCAATTACAGCCTGGCCATCGCTTTTAATAAAAACCTTTACTATTTAAGGTTGATGCAGGAAATTGCCGTGTTATTGAAAGAATATCGGGCTGAAAATGACAACCTCCTCATCAGCGATGCACAGAAACTGATTTCAGGGATTACCGAAGATGCAGGCGACAACCCTTCCTTCATCTGGGAAAAAGTGGGCAATCGTTACCGCAACTTTTTGTTCGACGAATTTCAGGACACCTCTACCAGCCAATGGGGAAGTTTTAAATCACTATTAACCAATGCGATGGCTACGCCGAGTCAGGATTTAATCGATCACCTGATTGTTGGCGATACCAAACAATCTATTTACCGCTGGCGTAATGGCGATTGGAACATCCTGCATAAACATGCCAAATTAGACGTCGGCGCAGAAAATGTATTGGAAGAAAGTCTAGAAGAGAACTACAGAAGTGCCGAGAATATTATCACTTTCAACAATTTCCTTTATAAAGCTATTCCACTAACCCTGCAGAATGAGCTGAATGAAAATCTGGCTACGAAACCTGATAGCATCTCTAAATGGTGGCATGAGCAACATTATCAGCAGATTATAACCGATATTTATGGCGGTTCGACCCAAAATTTTGCCACCAATACTTTAAAGGGCGGCACCATCAAAATTAAGAAGTTTGGGAAAGATCATGCACCTAACGAAGCGCGTTTTACTGAAACCGTTTTCAGGGATATTGCCCTCGACGATATTGTTGAAGAAATAAACCACCTCAAAAACGAACAGCAGTATGCCCTAAAAGACATTGCCATTCTGGTTCGTTCGAATAGTGAAGCCTTACTAACCGTTAAAAAATTAATGGGGCATAACTTACCGGTTTTATCGGGCGATGCTTTGTTGATTTCGAACAACTCGGCCATACAGCTCATCATTAATACCTTAAAAGTGCTGATTGGTTTAGAAACACAAACGGCATTATATAAAGCCAATTGTATTGCACTGTACCATTCGCTGCACGATAAAGAGATCAATGCCAATCATTATCTGAATCTTAACAATAAGCCTTTAAATACCCTAACAGCAGTTTTACCCGTAGCCTTGTGCGAGAACTGGCAAAGCTGGTTACAGCTCCCGCTGCCCGAGCTCGTAGAAATTTTAATTGAAAGTTATGGTTTAAAAAATCTGACCGCCAATTTACCCTATCTGCTGGCTTTTAGAGATTTAACCGCGTCAGCAGGCAAGCTTGGCGAAAAAGGCATTATTTCCTTTTTAACCTGGTGGGAAGAAGACGGCATCAAAAAATCACTACCCTCGCCCGAAGGTGCTGATGCGATACAGATCATCACCATACATAAATCTAAAGGACTGGCCTTTAGGGCGGTTTTTGTGCCATTTTGCAATTGGGAGATTAAAGGAAAACCGAATGGCACTTTTTGGGTATCTTCAGAAGAAACCGTCTATAAAGAACTCAAGGGCATTCCATTGAAATACAACGAGGCATTGGCCGATTCGGCAATTGCAAAAGCATATTACGAGGAATTACTTTATAACAATATGGATGCCCTGAATATGCTTTATGTGGCTACCACACGCTCAAAGGATTATTTGTACATCGCCACGATGGCCAAAAAGGAATTGAAATTATCCAACATGGGCGATGTGATCAACTTTACTTTTGATGAGCAGTTTGATGAAAATGGGGTATATGAAATTGTAGATGATGTAATTGTTGAAAGTAAAGTTGAGGAATTCAATTTTATCAACTTAAAAAGTTACCCTACTACAACCCGCTTATCAGAGCTTTATATTCCCTCAGAAGACAAACACTTAAAACATTTGGTCAATATTGAAAAATCAGGCAGAAAAGGCTCGCTATTGCACGATATTTTGGCCAGTGCCAGTACCGAAAAGGAGGTAAATGATTATAGCACCAATCTGGTTCTACAGGGCATTATCAAAGAAGAAGAAAAGCAGAAATTAATCGATTCGGCATTGGAAGTATTAAACAATCCCGAACTTCAAATCATTTTAGGTAAAGCAAGTGAAAGCATCGTAGAAAAAAATATTATTGATGCCCACGGAAAACTCCACCGTCCAGACAGGGTGCTGATTAATGCTGATGAAGTAATTATTCTGGACTATAAATTTACTTTGGAAGAAAGCGACAAACATATCGAACAGGTGAACAATTACAGGGTATTACTTTCCGAAATGGGTTATCAAAATATCAAAACCTATCTTTTCTACGCAGTTAAGGGTAAATTGAAATTAGTATAATATGCAGATGAAACCATTTTTACAGGAAGTTGCCGAAGATTTAGTGACCAGATTTGGAAACCAGCTGGAAAACTGTGCTATTGTTTTTAACAATAAACGGCCATCGGCTTATTTGCAGAAACACTTTGCTGATATCATCGGCAAACCCTTTTTCAGTCCATCATTTTTTACCATTCAGGAATTTTTTGCCAACTCTACCAGTTATAAAATAGCCGATTTTTACCTCCAGTTTTTCACTTTACACGGGATTTACAACCAACTGCTTGCCGAAGAACAATTAGAAAGCATCTCGAGCCATAAGTTTTTTCCACTGGCCAAAATTATCTTAAGTGATTTTAATCAGATTGATGCCGATCTGGTTGATGCAGGAAAATTATACCGTGATCTGGAAGATATATCAGTCATTAATAAAGATTTCGATTATTTAAGCCCAGAGCAATATGAGTTCCTTTCACAATTTTGGACCTCCTATTCCGAAGGAAAACATAAAAAACAGCAGGAATTATTCATCAAGATGTGGCGCAGGATGCCCAAACTTTATCATAAATTCCATGCAACGCTTAAAGAACAGGGATATTTAACCAATGGCTCTGTTTACCGCCACCTGGCCGACGACATTACCAATCACCAGGAATTTATTTCGAATTTTGATCAGGGTAAGATCATTTTTGTTGGTTTTAATGCCTTAAGCAGTGCCGAGGCTAAAATATTCACCCAGCTTCAAGATGCCGATAAAGCTTTGTTTTATTTTGATGCGGATACTTATTATTTAGACGATGTATCGCAGGAAGCAGGTTTGTTCTTACGGAAAAACATCAACCAGCTTGGCCTAAAAAATGTATTTGCAGAGCAGGAAAGTTTAATGAAAACAGCTGCGCACCAGGTGAATGTTTTCAAAGTGCAGGGGCAATCGGCACAGGCCAAAATCTTAAACAATATTTTAGAAGAAGATTATACAAATGCCGAAACAGTTGGAAAAACGGTGGTGGTTTTGGCAGATGAAAGTTTGTTGATTCCAACTTTACAGACTATTCCAACAACATTTAACGGAACAGAAATCGACCTGAATGTTACTATGGGTTTTGCCCTGTCAACCTCCAGTATTTTTGGCTTGGTTGATTTATGGTTGGGCAGTCAGTTGGAAATTTTACAACGCGATAAGGTAACCTACAAAAATGTCGAGGCGTTTTTAACCCACCCCTTAACCGGTCTGACGCAGAAAATGCGCGATAAAATTTTAACCGCATTACTCGAAGAAAATGAAGTGGAGATCGACCATAAACGCCTACTGCGTCAAAGTGGATTATTTGAAGCTTTCTATAAAAAAATCGACGATCCGCAACATGTGGTAACCAATTTATTGGATGTTCTGGATTATGTGTTAACGAGATTATCGAATGCGAAAACACTAAAAAAAATCGATGCCGAACTTTTCGTAAAAACCATTCAGGAATTAAACAGATTGCACGATACTTTTAGTAACCATATTGGCAAAGAAGAAATTCCTTTTGTGATTTATTTGGTTCAAAAA
This genomic interval carries:
- a CDS encoding thioredoxin family protein, with protein sequence MKRLVILLTAVFLSTAAFSQAKKEGVHIYNPQADAKAEIAAAVGKAAKENKHVLLQVGGNWCSWCIAFHNLVDSTATLKKYINDNFETVLVNYSPENKNESVLASLGYPQRFGFPVFLILDGKGKVLHIENSSYLETEEVGANGKKKVGHDVKKITSFLKGWTTTAVNPETYKSKAK
- a CDS encoding DNA helicase UvrD is translated as MPQPLKILQASAGSGKTFSLTAHYLTLLFSGDNKYREILAVTFTNKATEEMKTRILEVLLGLAKGNPSKKIDDYRKLILQAYPTVSQQELQFKADKIYRKILHDYSRFSVSTIDGFVQKVIRGFAFELGLNADYNLEMNYDKVKDDLVNKLDEALDHNKQLLQWIIDLAIERISDNKSWNYKFELYNLIGEIFSERFQIFEDAVSTLGLENIDELFKKYISVTKAEIKNFEEELIALATEANEALNVIGVETEHLKGKSRSPLAKIIFVARGDFSKIEPLFNLIDEPEEWFQKNTNFPEAYDTVNPILQKLKAHYLAHLPNYSLAIAFNKNLYYLRLMQEIAVLLKEYRAENDNLLISDAQKLISGITEDAGDNPSFIWEKVGNRYRNFLFDEFQDTSTSQWGSFKSLLTNAMATPSQDLIDHLIVGDTKQSIYRWRNGDWNILHKHAKLDVGAENVLEESLEENYRSAENIITFNNFLYKAIPLTLQNELNENLATKPDSISKWWHEQHYQQIITDIYGGSTQNFATNTLKGGTIKIKKFGKDHAPNEARFTETVFRDIALDDIVEEINHLKNEQQYALKDIAILVRSNSEALLTVKKLMGHNLPVLSGDALLISNNSAIQLIINTLKVLIGLETQTALYKANCIALYHSLHDKEINANHYLNLNNKPLNTLTAVLPVALCENWQSWLQLPLPELVEILIESYGLKNLTANLPYLLAFRDLTASAGKLGEKGIISFLTWWEEDGIKKSLPSPEGADAIQIITIHKSKGLAFRAVFVPFCNWEIKGKPNGTFWVSSEETVYKELKGIPLKYNEALADSAIAKAYYEELLYNNMDALNMLYVATTRSKDYLYIATMAKKELKLSNMGDVINFTFDEQFDENGVYEIVDDVIVESKVEEFNFINLKSYPTTTRLSELYIPSEDKHLKHLVNIEKSGRKGSLLHDILASASTEKEVNDYSTNLVLQGIIKEEEKQKLIDSALEVLNNPELQIILGKASESIVEKNIIDAHGKLHRPDRVLINADEVIILDYKFTLEESDKHIEQVNNYRVLLSEMGYQNIKTYLFYAVKGKLKLV
- a CDS encoding hydrolase TatD, with the translated sequence MDFLDIHTHKTATQAGVTSIQSLSLTDDIFLAMPKTKPISVGLHPWFAKIDHLQLQMKYLTVVANQPNVKQIGECGLDRLRGENLGNQTIILEKQIELAEKINKPLILHCVKCFSELIAIKDRLKVKVPMIIHGFNKNEKLGQQLLDKGFLLSFGLAALKESSGAAKLIQSTDNFFLETDDADISIAEIYQAAAILKKCSVDELKARIFTYWKKFNLI
- a CDS encoding glycoside hydrolase family 3 gives rise to the protein MRKNLFILIALCGTAFSASAQQKTYLELLANQPKWVDSVFNKLNRRERIAQMFFVRAHTNLGKKYTDSVGQVIKKEQLGGVIFFQGGPGRQVLATNAYQKLSRVPLIVANDGEWGLGMRLDSTISFPYQMTLGAIQNKELLYKMGLEVAKDYKRMGMQMNLAPDADINNNPKNPVINYRSFGENKYNVATKVAAYMKGMQDGGLLTTLKHFPGHGDTDVDSHYDLPQLTFSATRLDTLEMYPFKELIKQGASGVMIAHMNIPSLDNTPNLPSTLSKPIVTGILKQKLGFKGLIISDAMDMKGVVKYFKDGEADLMGIIAGNDIIELSENSDRAIKLVRKAVRQDRVSMAEIDQSVRKILTAKYWAGLAKRDTIVTQGVVAAVNRNASNALVQELANASVTLLKGKDYIKRLIPIRRTAIISIGVPSVTTFQKEISKGYYNSVYYVLDKDANATQISNIAREIAAFDQVIVGIHDSRARPANNIPLNAGVKNFIKELSAKNAVFALFANPYNLAGLAGLENSKGLVVAYQKEDYMQISAAAVINNRLTPTGKLPVSVAPFYKFGDGL
- a CDS encoding tRNA threonylcarbamoyladenosine dehydratase produces the protein MSDVTWLSRSALLVGNDGIEKLQSKHVLVIGLGGVGSFAAEFICRSGVGEMTIVDGDVVDPTNRNRQLPALATNHGVSKAAIMQERLLAINPELKLHVVNTFLTPEKCREILESDFDYIMDCIDSVMPKITLLGTALEKNIPIVSSMGAGGKMDPTRLRITLLPDTYQCVFASYVRKRLNKLANAAKIKAVFSTEEMDKNSMIMTDGSNFKRSAYGTVSYLPAAFGGACASVVIRDLLGLPIEMAERPARISHKTLNKRKSKKV
- a CDS encoding ATP-dependent nuclease subunit B, which encodes MKPFLQEVAEDLVTRFGNQLENCAIVFNNKRPSAYLQKHFADIIGKPFFSPSFFTIQEFFANSTSYKIADFYLQFFTLHGIYNQLLAEEQLESISSHKFFPLAKIILSDFNQIDADLVDAGKLYRDLEDISVINKDFDYLSPEQYEFLSQFWTSYSEGKHKKQQELFIKMWRRMPKLYHKFHATLKEQGYLTNGSVYRHLADDITNHQEFISNFDQGKIIFVGFNALSSAEAKIFTQLQDADKALFYFDADTYYLDDVSQEAGLFLRKNINQLGLKNVFAEQESLMKTAAHQVNVFKVQGQSAQAKILNNILEEDYTNAETVGKTVVVLADESLLIPTLQTIPTTFNGTEIDLNVTMGFALSTSSIFGLVDLWLGSQLEILQRDKVTYKNVEAFLTHPLTGLTQKMRDKILTALLEENEVEIDHKRLLRQSGLFEAFYKKIDDPQHVVTNLLDVLDYVLTRLSNAKTLKKIDAELFVKTIQELNRLHDTFSNHIGKEEIPFVIYLVQKSLQAIAVPLSGDPLNGIQVMGLLETRNLNFDKVVILGFNEGIIPKSSIGNSFIPDSIRRVYGLPVLENLDAISSYMVYRLMQRAKNINFVYNSLTDESTSGEASRILKQLEYESGFDFTYNELNLEVKTEAFKEVRIEKTNNAFIQETLQKYLDKKKVLSPSALTQYISNPIDFFFNYIAGIKEPKEVSAVVEANEIGSILHKVMEYFYQDLKSAEITADRIKEKREKVPSLIQKAFNAVMFNNPDKVMEYKGMQKVILSIVDAYVNIILNQDAAQTPFTIISLEQKVEAEISFPLNGKEASVKIFGYIDRVDVKDGVTKIIDYKTGSDKLTFKDIPELFNSDGKHINKALIQTLLYTYAYEQFSGRTFVEPNLYVVKTMSVDGVWFKSGRQNLSGAYLEEIKPEFLAELRKKLTELFEAPYFVASAVEDNYKYSIYKTLFGK